A window from Pararge aegeria chromosome 6, ilParAegt1.1, whole genome shotgun sequence encodes these proteins:
- the LOC120624577 gene encoding kelch domain-containing protein 10 homolog → MTSSSRNYNFEPFKITEVVYRGSASPRPRSGHRIACDDVRIYCFGGYNPFLPINTIQRNNPTWTPAMPLFKELWSFCIATRKWTQHKVLENMPEELASNAMCMNGRYLMIYGGTGAPFGNKCSNDVITWRTSECDAKLQVLNVTGTRPPGQYGQSILCHNGAFYTVGGTNGYAYNCDIYRLDLRTMSWEPVFVGTGQEDEPIGRYRHEVARVGNKLYIIGGGTGDWAFELMEIPMFDLETKTWTIITPKADDSTKDIVQQPLARKCHSAVQIETPNGVQVFVAGGTDGQGVFDDIWRLNIPDMQWHLMQKTILPHPLYFHSSTVTSYGCMYMFGGIEPNDNETRRNNILYKVWLCIPKLSEICWEAMLNFHPTMDQVEKSTLINIGIPRHFVERVHIQ, encoded by the exons ATGACTTCATCGagtagaaattataattttgagcCATTTAAAATTACTGAAGTAGTATACCGGGGCTCCGCAAGCCCCCGGCCTAGAAGCGGGCATAGGATAGCGTGTGATGATGTTAGGATCTACTGTTTTGGAGGTTATAACCCCTTTTTACCGATCAATACTATTCAAAGGAATAACCCTACATGGACACCAGCAATGCCACTATTTAAAGAGCTTTGGAGTTTTTGTATAGCAACTAGGAAATGGACACAGCATAAAGTTCTTGAGAATATGCCAGAAGAGCTGGCATCAAATGCTATGTGTATGAACGGAAGGTATTTAATG ATATACGGTGGAACTGGTGCTCCATTTGGCAATAAGTGTAGTAATGATGTCATAACATGGCGCACAAGCGAATGTGATGCTAAACTCCAGGTGCTAAATGTCACAGGTACTAGACCACCTGGGCAGTATGGCCAGTCTATATTGTGCCACAATGGTGCCTTTTATACTGTTGGCGGTACTAATGGATATGCATATAACTGTGATATTTATAG GTTAGATTTACGAACAATGTCTTGGGAGCCTGTTTTTGTTGGGACTGGTCAAGAGGATGAGCCAATCGGCAGGTACCGACATGAAGTGGCAAGAGTGgggaataaattatatattattggaGGTGGTACCGGTGATTGGGCGTTTGAATTAATGGAAATACCTATGTTTGACCTAGAAACAAAGACATGGACTATAATAACACCAAAGGCTGATGATTCAACGAAAGATATCGTACAACAACCTTTAGCTAGAAAGTGTCACAGTGCAGTGCAAATAGAAACTCCCAATGGTGTACAAGTGTTTGTGGCGGGTGGTACAGACGGACAAGGGGTGTTTGACGATATCTGGAGGTTGAACATCCCAGATATGCAGTGGCATTTAATGCAAAAGACAATTCTTCCTCACCCTCTTTATTTCCATTCTTCAACTGTAACTTCCTATGGTTGTATGTACATGTTCGGGGGAATAGAACCGAATGATAATGAGACAAGAAGAAACAATATATTGTACAAAGTATGGTTGTGTATACCAAAGCTGAGCGAGATTTGTTGGGAGGCTATGTTAAATTTTCATCCAACTATGGACCAGGTTGAAAAGTctactttaattaatattggGATACCCAGGCATTTTGTAGAAAGAGTACACATCCAGTGA